In Planococcus sp. MB-3u-03, the DNA window CGCTTATCTGGTTATTGCCGCTTTCTCTTTATTTGTACCATTTGGCTTTCGAAAACACCGCTATCTTCTGGTATATGTACACATTTTCCATTTTGGTGCTGATGTCGATCGCGCTCGTCAATTACTCTGTATTCGACGAATTGAAAACCTGGAAATCATTAGTATACGGCGTGTTGTTCGGCAGCCTTATCTACGCCGTCCTGGCACTCGGCTACCTATTCTTCGATCTCCTACCACTTAATGTGGAAGGCCCGGTCTCTGCCATTCAAACCTTATTTGCGCCAACCAGCATCTGGCATTACCTATTATTGATGTTTGTCATCGTTCCAGGCGAGGAGCTTTTCTGGCGCGGTTATATCCAGCAGCAGTTGAAAAAATACATGAAGCTGCCGTTTGCCATTCTGGGCGCTTCTCTCTTATTCGGCATCGCGCTTGCCTTCAGCGGCTTTTGGCCAGGCATTGTAGCCGGTATTGTAGCAGGAGCATTGCTAGGCATTCTGTATGAATGGAAGCGCAGCATGCCGCTGTTGATCATCACTCATTTGATTGTCCTGGTGCTCTTGTTCATCGTCATGCCGCTGCCGGTTTAAGCTAAATGCCGGTTTCGCACAAATGGCCTTAGCGAACTGCTTGAAACATTCCCTCCTTCTGCCCATCTAATTGGGAAATTGGAAGGAGGAATTCAACTCATGAAAAAGAATGCCTTATTCATTCCAGATATCCTCACTGCCGGGATCCTGCTCGCAGGCTGCGGTACTGCAGACCTCGCAGAAGAAGAGCCTGAGACGGAACCAGCCGAGACAACCGAGGAAGAAAGCAGCGACACGACACAAGACATGGAAACGCCTGAAGAAGCACCTGAAAAGACTGAAGGCAGTTCCGGCAACGAACATAGCGAAACTTCTCAAGGCGAGCTGACGATGAGCGATAACCAGGCTTATCAGCTCCATGTGCTGGATGGCTATGAGTTCACTGCAGAAGAACCGAACCGCGACGTCATCTTCCTGCAGGAAAACGATGCCGTCTTCATGCGTGTTGAAACTTATTACCCGAATGATATCGATTTCGATGAGCTCGTTGCCACTACACAACAGACCGTACAGGCATCCAACCCCGACGGTGAACTGACGGAGTTTACCGACTATGACAGCTCTGCATTCGATAATTCAGCCGCTTATGAAGTCGCAACGCCTGAGGGCCATGTGACCGGCA includes these proteins:
- a CDS encoding CPBP family intramembrane glutamic endopeptidase yields the protein MLTLLKRHTLIWLLPLSLYLYHLAFENTAIFWYMYTFSILVLMSIALVNYSVFDELKTWKSLVYGVLFGSLIYAVLALGYLFFDLLPLNVEGPVSAIQTLFAPTSIWHYLLLMFVIVPGEELFWRGYIQQQLKKYMKLPFAILGASLLFGIALAFSGFWPGIVAGIVAGALLGILYEWKRSMPLLIITHLIVLVLLFIVMPLPV